One window of the Salvia splendens isolate huo1 chromosome 1, SspV2, whole genome shotgun sequence genome contains the following:
- the LOC121743962 gene encoding ribulose bisphosphate carboxylase/oxygenase activase 2, chloroplastic-like yields the protein MAAAVSTIGAVNRVPLNFNGSNGGGAVPTSSFLGTSLKKASGMKSSSSGKGSFKVVAEVKQTDGDRWKGLIEDVSDDQQDITRGKGMVDPLFQAPSGMGTHDPVLSSYEYLSQGLREYNLDNKLDGLYIARAFMDKLVVHLSKNFMTLPNIKIPLILGIWGGKGQGKSFQCELVFRKMGINPIMMSAGELESGNAGEPAKLIRQRYREAADIIKKGKMCCLFINDLDAGAGRMGGTTQYTVNNQMVNATLMNIADNPTNVQLPGMYNKQENPRVPIIVTGNDFSTLYAPLIRDGRMEKFYWAPTREDRIGVCKGIFRTDGVSDEAVTKLVDTFPGQSIDFFGALRARVYDDLVREWVTGVGVENIGLKLVNSRDGPPVFEQPKMTLEKLLQYGNMLVAEQDNVKRVQLADKYLKDAALGDANKDAIERGAF from the exons ATGGCAGCCGCCGTGTCGACCATCGGAGCCGTCAACCGCGTCCCC TTGAACTTCAATGGATCCAACGGAGGAGGCGCGGTGCCAACGTCCTCGTTCCTGGGGACGAGCCTGAAGAAGGCGAGTGGCATGAAATCTAGCAGCAGTGGGAAGGGGAGCTTCAAAGTGGTGGCAGAGGTGAAGCAGACGGACGGAGACAGGTGGAAGGGGCTGATCGAGGACGTGTCCGACGATCAGCAGGACATCACAAGGGGTAAGGGCATGGTGGACCCCCTTTTTCAGGCCCCGAGCGGGATGGGGACCCATGACCCCGTCCTCAGCTCGTACGAGTACCTGAGCCAGGGCCTCCGCGAGTACAACCTCGACAACAAGCTGGACGGGCTCTACATCGCCCGTGCCTTCATGGACAAGCTGGTTGTCCATTTATCTAAAAACTTCATGACACTCCCCAACATTAAG ATTCCGTTGATTTTGGGTATATGGGGAGGGAAGGGGCAGGGGAAATCCTTCCAGTGCGAGCTGGTGTTCCGCAAGATGGGGATCAACCCGATCATGATGAGCGCGGGAGAGCTGGAGAGCGGGAATGCAGGAGAGCCCGCGAAGCTGATCAGGCAGAGGTATAGGGAGGCGGCGGACATCATAAAGAAGGGGAAGATGTGCTGTCTCTTCATCAATGATCTGGACGCGGGAGCAGGGCGGATGGGCGGCACCACCCAGTACACCGTCAACAACCAGATGGTGAACGCCACGCTCATGAACATCGCCGATAACCCGACCAACGTGCAGCTCCCGGGGATGTACAACAAGCAGGAGAACCCCCGTGTCCCCATCATCGTCACAGGAAACGACTTCTCCACCCTGTACGCACCCCTCATCCGTGACGGGCGTATGGAGAAGTTCTACTGGGCGCCCACCCGCGAGGACCGTATTGGGGTGTGCAAGGGTATCTTCCGTACTGATGGAGTCTCCGATGAGGCCGTCACCAAGCTGGTGGACACCTTCCCCGGGCAGTCCATTGATTTCTTCGGGGCTCTGAGGGCGCGGGTGTACGATGACCTAGTGCGGGAGTGGGTGACCGGGGTGGGGGTCGAGAACATCGGGCTGAAGCTTGTGAACTCGAGGGACGGGCCACCGGTGTTTGAGCAGCCGAAGATGACACTGGAGAAGCTGCTACAGTACGGGAACATGCTGGTGGCGGAGCAGGACAATGTGAAGAGAGTGCAGTTGGCTGACAAATATTTGAAGGATGCTGCTCTTGGAGATGCCAACAAGGATGCTATCGAGAGGGGTGCTTTCTAG